The genomic stretch ctgccacttcagcacctcGATGTCATCTAAGCATGAAAATGCCCATAGCCTCCTTtgtagcacttatatccatagctttgtactccactgcttcctccaatctgtaattgattttactctctgcctctcctgctggattgtaaacttcttgagggcaggaatagtgtctactaatgctactgtattcattcattcggtcatgtattcaatcatttattgagcgcttactatgtgcagagcaaagtgcttgggagagtacaatgcaacaataaacacacacattccctggcacaatgagcttaaagcctGTAAACTTATTGCACTCGTCCCAGAGGCTATTTATAGTGCTTtcaacatagtaggcgctcaatgaataatatcgattgtgtgtgtgtgtgtgtgtgtgtgtgtgtgagagagagagagagagagagagagagatgggtctGCGTGAGTGTGATCAGGTGTttatgtgtgtctttgtgtgtgtgaggtgtgtgtgtgactgtgtgtgtatgtgtgggggtgGTGAGGTTGGGGTGTTGGATTTACCCCTCCATGCCCTGCTCTTGCTGCTCTGGCTCTGACCACCCTCCAGCACTGGTCCTGCCCAGGCTTCCTCAAGCCTCATACCCACAGGGTGAGTCTCAGTCCCGgtatttctcttcccccaccactgCCCAGCTCCAGTCCAAAACCAGCCCAACCCCGGATTCACCCCCCGGCCCagacccactcccagccccaaacccagccccagcccccacccagcctgcacaatgaGCACTGCAGAGTTGTTGAAGCACCTGCAGACTGCGAGGGGAGGATAGGGAGGTAGGCCAGAGGAcaagggaagagaggtgggggctCCTGGTCCTTGAGGCCCGACACTGGGTAGGATCCCAGGTTCCCGGCTCCCAGTCCAGACTGGAGGAGAACTGGGCAGGGTGGGGGCAGTAGAGCGATcacctgactgactgatgggagcAGACCGAGAACACCAGAGCTGTAGGGACTctgagaggtcatctggtccaaccTCCAGGCTTCAGGCCTTAAACTCTCTGGGTGGATGAGGTCTATTCTGGCCACCTGGCGCAgagcccccaacctccctccagcACCCAGGTGTTTCCGGGCCGAGGCCTGGAGCAATCTCAGCCCACATCTTCCTAAGGAGACCCCTCAGGACCATAGCGCCAGGGTCCAGCCACTCCAGTCTTCTCTTCCCCAACCACACATATCAGAATGACCCCTCCCCACATTCTCATACCCAGAGTCAGCccctcttacacacacacacacagggtctTTCCAGCCAAGACCAGGCCTGGACCTAAGATTCCTGTGGCTCCATCCCAGGGGTTCAAAAGTACCTCCAGCCCTGCCTTGTGCCCAGCATGGAGTCCACTAAGCTCTCCTGATTGTTATCTGCTCTGCCTGTGGAGTTTGCTCCTCACCTGTCTGAGGCTTCAagaaaaaggcagggagaggagtgtTTCAGGCTAggggggtcagagagaggaatGTCTCTGTAAGGGAGTAGGAAGAGGGGCATTgtagatggtggggagggggagttgttGACTGTGAGTTTGGCTGTTGATTCCTGGTTTCTGGGCCCTAGCtaacttcccttccttcccatgcTGTTCCAGTCATGTAGCCAGGAGAGGGGTCAGTCAGGCAAaaaattaataatcaatcaataatatatattgagtacctactggtgcagagcactcttctaagcactcaggtgaaTACAGAGGAGGTACAAGACATGAACCCTGacttcaaagagctcacagtctagcagggaagacaagaCACTTAAATTAAATATGGGGAGTAATAGACCAAATAAGTATGTACATGGGTGATGTAGAGGTTGTGGAAATTTAAGTGCTTTGATGCCCCCCAGGTGCTGAAAGATCACCAAGGGGATAtaaaggcagggagatgagagattgatcaaggaaggccttctggaggagatgagctctcaataaggctttgaagatgggggagagcagtggcctgccagatgtgaaggaggtTGGGCAGGGGGAAttacaggcaggaaggagggcttgAGCAAGGGTTTGGCAGTGGAAGAGACAAGATGAGGAACGGTGAGTGGCTTtgttttagaggagcagagtgggagcTGGAGTTTAATGGGAGGAGAGtggacagataagaggaagagagctgattggattctggagtttctgcctgatgtagAGAAGAGTGTGGGGAGAGAGTTGgctgcccctttctccctcccctacccaAGGTGGCCCCACGTGGAGTGTCTGAGCTCCAGAGAGGATGGGTTTCACTCAGGCCCTGGTCTGGGAGTccagcaggggtgggggtggggggcaggcagggACTGCGATGGGAGAGGGCTCTGCTGGTCCCAATGGGCCAACCAAACCCCAAGGAAGGGGGACCCCCCTGCTCTATCCCGGGTGTCTCCTGGCAGCTAGAAGGGGAGGGGATTGATTGAAACTGCAGCGGGAGAGATTGGGGCTATTCAGCAGCAAGAATTTCCTGAGAGTAGGCATCTCCTTCCTCCGCTGTCAGTGGCATCAGAAGCTTCAACTTTGGAATGGCTCTTCCCTGAAGACAAGCCAGCATGGAGACAGGGACCTGGACCAAGTAGCCTCTGGTTCTTGACCAAACAGCCTCAGGCAGGTCCCAGGTGCCTGAGCCAGAAAGCCACCCTGGAGGGAGAGGCCCACAAACCATAAATCAGTCctagtggggatgggggaggggcatGTGGTCGggaaagagaaggctgagggcACTGGGtcccggactcccaggctcttggccCCAGAGAAGTTTCCAAGAGAGGGTGCAGAGAATGAACAGAGCAGACAGGCTGGGACTgcaacaggagggagaagggttagaCCGAAGGAAGGACTTCCCAACAGCCCCGGGGACTCAGCCTGGAGCAAGCGAATGAGGGCGAGCTGGTTGCCTCCTGGAGGGGAACTGGCCAGGAAGATCTGTGGGCGCCCCTCCCCAAGACTGTGTTCTGAGGAAGACTACACCCCTCACTCTGAATGGGTTCTGGCTTTCCTACCCACCAGCCCTGGCCCACCTGGTCTACAGCTGGGCTGCCCTGTGAGCCCCGAGCCCCCAGGGCCAGAGGGGCAGTGATGAgagatggggaatggggaagaggtaACCCCATCCGTCCCCCTGATGGGGTCCAGCTGTAGCCTGGGGATCAGGTAGAGGCCAGAACTGGGAGGCTTCAGCCCCCGGAAGAGAAGACTGAGGGCGCTGGAATCGGCAGGCAGAGGGTAGGGAGGAAAGCAGGCCTGGGGAGTGAGCTGGGGGTGGGCTGGTTGTCGGCCCTCCTGGCTCTATCCCCGTGCTGAGCACTGCCCTCGCCCCTCCCCACAGCGGACCCGGCCGTGCAGACGGACGGAAGCCCACACTGCTGCCACTTCCAGTTCAGCCCCAAGGTCATGTTCACCAAGGTGCTGAAGGCCCAGCTGTGGGTGTACCTGCGGCCCGTGGCCCGACCGGCCACCGTCTACCTGCAGATCCTGCGCCTGAAGCCCCTGGGCGGGGAAGGCGGGCGGAGACACATCCGCATCCGCTCCCTCAAAATCGAGCTGCAGTCCCGCAGCGGCCACTGGCAGAGCATCGACTTCAAGCAGGTGCTGCAGAGCTGGTTCCGGCAGCCGCAGAGCAACTGGGGCATCGAGATCAACGCCTTCGACCCCAGCGGCACCGACCTGGCCGTCACCTCGTTGGGGCCCGGTGCCGAAGGGCTGGTGAGGACGGGGaccgagggaggggaaagggggggtggggCTAAGGAGGCTGGGGACCGAGAGATGGGCGGGGCTGAGGAAGCTGGGGACCGAGAGAAGAGCGGGGCTAAGGAGTTTGGGGACCGAGAGAGGAGCGGGGCTAAGGAGCCGAGGGGCTGGAGATGctgaggccagggagaggggcttctgaggcagagaggggaggggctagAGGACCAGGGCTGGGGCCTACAGGGTGGGTCCGGGCCTAGAGGAGAGGTTAAGTTCGGGGGGAGGGCATTTGAAGCTGGAACCTCAGAAGGGGCTTGAAGAGGCCTTGGGAGGTTGGGGGCTCTGCAGTTCAGGAGGAAGTGAGAACTGGGGAGGGAGGCTAAGGTAGCTTTGGAGCAGGACCGGGGAGCAAGGGGTGCCTGGACACctgcccctcaccgcccccccctccatccctcaccccccagcACCCCTTCATGGAGCTACGCGTACTGGAGAACAGCAAGCGGTCCCGGCGGAACCTGGGCCTGGACTGCGACGAGCACTCAGCCGAGTCTCGCTGCTGCCGCTACCCCCTCACGGTGGACTTTGAGGCCTTCGGCTGGGACTGGATCATCGCCCCCAAACGCTACAAGGCCAACTACTGCTCGGGCCAGTGCGAGTACATGTTCCTGCAGAAATACCCTCACACCCACCTGGTGCAGCAGGCCAGCCCCCGCGGCTCCGCCGGGCCCTGCTGCACCCCCACCAAGATGTCCCCCATTAACATGCTCTACTTCAACGACAAACAGCAGATCATCTACGGCAAGATCCCCGGCATGGTCGTCGACCGCTGCGGCTGCTCCTAGGAGGTGTGGGAGGGGGGATCTGGACCCCCactccttgccccccaccccgcggccctccccctccccggacccccgccaGATCCCCTTCCCCCGGACCCCTTAGCGCCCCACCGGGccccaggggaaaaggggagaggctggtgaGGGGCTGTGGGAGAGTCTGCTAGGGCGTGGAGCTGGGAGAGCCAGGCAGAGAGAGGTTTGAGAGATgtagggagaccgagggagagggagagagagagagagagagaccaaggaCGTAGGGACGGATGGGAAGTAGAGATGAGGAGACACAGCCAGAGACCACAGGGAGAAACGCAGAGAGATGGCGAGAGATGcgtgagagagacacagagggaaaaAGTTctggaggtggagaggcagagaaagagacaggtggAGAGACAGAGCAGGGTCCGTGGGAGAAAGcgggtcagggagagaaaggagtgggggCAAGTGGAGCACGAGGGTCAGAGATAGTCAGAGACAGTCAGAGACAGTCagacaggggagaagggaaaggggtccGGGCCCCCATCCTTGGCTCGtggccatcccctcctccccctccctgccggaCTGCAGCTAGAAAGGCTTTTGtacgtttatttatttatttattgatccgggtttttgtttttttggggttgttttgttttgttttgtttttcttttcggCTGGTGTTCGGCTTTATTGAGCTGCAGCCGACCCCCGCCCCGCTATGCCCCGGGGCCCCAAGCACTtgacggagggaaagggagagggagggccagggggtggagcagagaagAGATGATCCCAACCCTCACCCAAAGCGGGTAACTCACTTTGTTCTAGTAGACGGCACAGCCGTGGAGAAGGGCTGgacggaaaggaaagggaaagggggggaggggggagggagagggcaccaCTCAGgacacgggggagggggagggagagtccatCTCCCGGCTCCAGGGCGGCTGACTGCAGCAGGAGGGACCGAAGTTAGACAGCAGGGAAAACTGCCGGGCGCTAATAGCTGGGGGTGTCGAGGGTGACGAGGCTGGGCCaggcccctctctctccacccccaggcAGGAGACCAAAGAAGCTACGGGTTCACCCCCTGCTTGCTGACCCCGGGGCCTTGGTGTCCCGAGGGTTGGGGGCTGCGGCCGGGGCTAAGGGAAAGGCAGGCGACAGGGAGCGGGCCCGGGCCTCCACCGACAAATGCAGTGTGGGGTGGATGGTGCTGACGTTCTTCTAGCTTTCATTTCGCGAAGCCAGGCCGGGGCGGGTGTGCGGTAggccggggagagggcaggagctgGGAGCGGGGGGCGCCTGGGTTGCGGGGGCCGGGACGGATCGTGAGCACTTAACCGGGAGAAGCCCccttctgtcccaagcactttaacCTCCCGGCCCGGTCTCGGGGGATATAGGGGGGAGTCCTCGCATCCCCCTCGCCCCACATCCATCTCATCGGAGGATCTCTAAGCGCATTATGGACTGCctcgggtggggtgggaggagggtggtcaGGGACGCTTTATGATCATTTTTCCCCgcttggtggggagggtggggatggtccTGCCCTCGAAACTCGAGTTTTTCCCCTGCCACCCCGACCCAGTTCAAACTCCTGTGACTCTTGATCTTGACTTTCGATGACCTTTTTTtttgtgggagaagggggaaggtctCGGGGACCCCCAACCCCCGTGAAGACTTCGGGGGTGTACAGGGCTCCCCAACCAAGGACACGATCCGAGTCCGAAGccctcagaaaggaggctgaggtggggtgggggcgatgGCCAACCCGTCCCAACGCCCTCCTCCCCGGACAGCAGCGGGGTGGGCGGGTGGGGACCCCGTCGAACAtatcattataatgattataattctGATTATTTTCTTTGTGGGGAAGGTACACCGTGTGCGGAAACGTCTTTAGATTTTGTATGGGGGGCGGAGCCAAGGGACAAAGGACAAAGAACGCCTTTACCAAGATGGCGGCTCAGGGGAGGGACGGGATTGGCCAACATGCGGAGCACGTGACCGAAGTCAACATGGCCGCCGGCCTCTTTTCtggttggagggggggggggtgtggctcTCACGTGACCCAAAACCAGCACTTGAACTTGAAACAAAATCGAcaataaaaacaaatcaaaaagtTCAGACTAGCAAGCACCACGATCcatatttctccctctagatccCCCTTCTTCACCAAACCCTTAGGGAGGGACAGAGCCTGGGGGGCGGCGATACAGGGCCAGGGGGGACCGAAGAGAAAGgtggatgtgggtaagggggtgAGGTGGATCAGGGTGgactttttttgtggggggttttttggtatctgtgaagtgtcgactatgtgccagccactgtactaagctaatcaggttggatccagtcaatgtcccacagggggctcacagtcttaaaccccatattacagatgaggtatcgggcaaagaaaagttaagtgacttgttcagggtcacagcagacaaatggcgaagctgggataTGGGATAAGATGAGGAGGTGCAGGGCAAGGGTTCTTTGCTGTATTATAATACCATTTTGCATTAAGTCccccccccatcaatcaatcagtatttattgagtgcttcctgtgtatacagagcactatactaagggcttgggagagtaaatataacagagttggtagacatagtccttaccctcaatgagctcacagtctagagggggagacagtcattagtatgaataaattatggatatggacataattgctgaaggatgagggaggggtgaataaaggagcaaatcaggtcaatgcagaagggagtgggaaaaggagaaatgaaggcttaatcagggaaggccacttggaggagatgaacctccaataagactttgaggatGGAAAGAGTCactgtctctcagatatgaagagggaggatgttcctggccagaggcaagacgatGCCAAGAGgttgacggcgagatagacgacatcgaggtacagttggcattaggggagcagagtgtgagggctgggttgtagacgaaaggtagggaggtaaggtaggagggggcaaggtgatccagtgctttaaagacaatggtaaggagtttctgtttgatacagaggtggttgggcaatcactagaggttctgaggagtggggaaaaaaggacggaatgtttttgtaaaacaaagtatggactggaatggggagagacaggacatgaGGAGGTcatcaagaaggctgatgcagaaatcacggcagtataggataagtgcttggataaaagcggtagccctttggatggagaggaaagggcgaatttttgcaatgttgtgaaggttaaaccaacaggatttagtgatagattgaatatatgggttgaatgagagggatgaatcaaggataacaccaaggttatgggtttgtgagatggcaaggatggtggtgctctctacagtgatgggaaaatcagggggaagacagggtttgcgtgggaagataaggagttctgtttagggcatgttaagtttgagatgttggcaagACATGCAATCCCCATGCAGGACTGAGAAGAGCTGGAGCAGATGGGCATGGGACACAGtggggggagtcagaagacccgagttctaatcccagctcacaggcttaatccccattttacagatgaggttatagaggcacagagaaaataagtgacttgcccaaggtcacagagcagacaagtggcagatccaggattagaacccaggtccttctgaccccctggcccgtgctttattcactaggcaccgctgcttctccttcccctcttctttcatggaatcatctttcattcaattgtgtttattgagctcttactgtgtgcagagcactgtagtaagcgcatgTTCTTCCCCCATCGAtggtgggccccatgtgagacaggcacctAACCTGCTTGTATGGTATGTAACCCCAAATTtagcaggaagtgcttaacaaatacataattactAACCCTATGTTTGCCCCCTACCTCTGTTGTCCCTTTTTGACGCTTAgaagaggtggagcagaggggagcTCACtagtgggaaaaagaggaaaaaccgGTGAGTAGCTGGGGCTGCACTCTGccaggggagtgggaaaggaggtcaGGGGGCTGACTTGGGCCAGGGGGAGTGGACAAGATGACTCTGGATCTGGGAGAAGCCAGAACTAAATCCCTCACACCTCAGCTGTACCTGCCTACCCTGAAACCCTTGTTGAGACCCCTCACCTCAAATCAATCAGCCTGATGTGTCAGGGTGACCAGCAGTCCTGTGGGAGT from Ornithorhynchus anatinus isolate Pmale09 chromosome 10, mOrnAna1.pri.v4, whole genome shotgun sequence encodes the following:
- the GDF11 gene encoding growth/differentiation factor 11, which translates into the protein MVAAGSLLVCLLLAALELRPRGEAAEGQASAGERGTQESEGPDGCPVCAWRQHSRELRLESIKSQILSKLRLKEAPNISREVVHQLLPKAPPLQQILDLQDFQGDALQPEALLEEDEYHATTETVISMAQETDPAVQTDGSPHCCHFQFSPKVMFTKVLKAQLWVYLRPVARPATVYLQILRLKPLGGEGGRRHIRIRSLKIELQSRSGHWQSIDFKQVLQSWFRQPQSNWGIEINAFDPSGTDLAVTSLGPGAEGLHPFMELRVLENSKRSRRNLGLDCDEHSAESRCCRYPLTVDFEAFGWDWIIAPKRYKANYCSGQCEYMFLQKYPHTHLVQQASPRGSAGPCCTPTKMSPINMLYFNDKQQIIYGKIPGMVVDRCGCS